A genomic window from Corticium candelabrum chromosome 8, ooCorCand1.1, whole genome shotgun sequence includes:
- the LOC134183609 gene encoding uncharacterized protein LOC134183609, whose translation MSKSSCLGLSFNPKFHLRDPSVSISNESVPFLGSESFLFLGMPINGNLSDDNFKSSLISKAKTLMEKLDNCPVSCRWKLKLYQNGIFPRLSWYLSLLPLSPSWLQSELDRIVTSYLKKWCKLRRSACTAIFYLLPQNAGLGLPRLSTSSISLQSSKSARLLSSHDNCVRSLATSQAYNKSYSNRFSAFREAAKSLSETPGASAAKLSDITKSRLKEEHQKQLLARTKNLHVQGSIFRLENCSSDVWANVVSCLPGHQLSFVLNAVSDTLPSNANLVLWSKRSCDKCPLCHQRQTLLHVLNNCSVLLQCRHYNQRHDSVLSLLYNAAINHLPHQFNIFADLKDCEVKFPSDIIPTAQRPDMLIWNNHTLIFYVIELTIPFETNFFDANKRKSERYTDFMMTIKSKGFTCKQLNIQIGSRGFIDTPSLLPFLDVISIPPHNQRQLLSSIVKVTIEESCKIWLARNNI comes from the coding sequence ATGTCCAAATCCAGCTGTTTAGGTCTTAGTTTTAATCCCAAATTCCATCTTCGTGATCCTTctgtttcaatttctaatgaGTCTGTTCCCTTTCTTGGTTCTGAGTCTTTCCTTTTCCTTGGAATGCCAATTAATGGAAACTTGTCCGATGATAATTTCAAATCCTCTCTAATAAGCAAGGCAAAGACTTTGATGGAGAAATTGGACAATTGCCCTGTTAGTTGTCGGTGGAAACTAAAATTATACCAAAATGGAATCTTCCCAAGATTGTCGTGGTACCTGTCTCTACTTCCTCTTTCACCAAGCTGGCTGCAATCTGAATTAGATAGAATTGTTACATCTTACCTCAAGAAATGGTGTAAACTTCGTCGCTCGGCCTGTACTGCCATCTTCTACCTCCTCCCACAAAATGCTGGTCTTGGCTTACCCCGTTTGTCTACGTCTTCCATCTCCCTCCAGTCTTCAAAATCTGCCCGTCTCTTATCCTCACATGACAACTGTGTCCGCTCTTTGGCCACCAGTCAAGCATATAATAAATCGTATAGCAACAGATTCTCTGCTTTTAGAGAAGCAGCAAAGTCACTATCTGAAACACCAGGTGCTTCTGCAGCAAAATTGAGTGACATCACCAAATCAAGACTAAAGGAGGAACACCAAAAACAACTTCTTGCAAGAACTAAGAATCTACATGTCCAGGGATCCATCTTCCGTCTAGAGAACTGTTCATCTGACGTCTGGGCAaatgttgtctcttgtcttcCCGGTCATCAACTCTCTTTTGTCCTCAATGCCGTTTCTGATACCCTCCCTTCAAATGCTAATCTTGTCCTATGGAGTAAACGTTCTTGTGATAAATGTCCTCTATGTCATCAACGTCAAACCCTTCTTCACGTTCTCAATAATTGCTCAGTCCTCTTACAATGTCGTCATTACAATCAACGTCACGACTCTGTTCTCAGTCTTCTCTATAATGCGGCTATTAACCATCTACCACATCAATTCAACATCTTTGCTGATTTAAAAGACTGTGAAGTAAAGTTTCCATCTGACATCATTCCTACTGCACAAAGGCCTGACATGTTGATTTGGAATAATCATACGCTCATATTTTATGTCATAGAACTAACAATCCCTttcgaaacaaacttttttgatGCAAATAAAAGAAAATCAGAACGGTATACAGACTTCATGATGACCatcaaatcaaaaggcttcacctgtaagcaactaaatattcaaataggATCTAGAGGCTTTATTGATACTCCAAGTCTTCTCCCCTTCCTTGATGTCATCTCTATTCCTCCTCACAATCAACGTCAACTATTATCATCAATCGTAAAGGTGACAATTGAAGAATCTTGTAAAATATGGTTAGCCAGAAACAATATTTAG
- the LOC134183612 gene encoding citramalyl-CoA lyase, mitochondrial-like codes for MFSFPRNIHRTCLHSLLRRSLAFQADIYRPRRAILYVPGNDERKIRKAAATDVDSVVLDCEDGVAMNRKNEARSTISRSLSAYDFGRSERIVRINAYDSGSAVADLQAVLASASPPDAVILPKVEDAEQVNWINSQMLSLLGHTLPLICLIEMPLALLNLRTICEAGKTGNGQLSGLIFGADDFAAFLGAVRSPSATEVLVARQTVVMHAKAYGLQAIDIVDINYKNLESLKHAAEEGRKIGYTGKQVIHPDQVPIVQQAFSPSEEEVEWAKKLITAFEEHQKSGKGAFAFEGQMVDMPLMRLAQNIMQLMRVTQ; via the exons ATGTTCTCTTTCCCTAGAAACATTCACCGTACGTGTCTCCATTCACTCCTACGACGCAGCTTAGCATTTCAAGCTGACATCTACCGGCCGAGAAGAGCCATTCTCTACGTTCCAGGAAATGACGAGAGAAAAATCCGCAAGGCAGCGGCTACAGACGTTGATTCTGTGGTTCTGGATTGTGAAGATGGAGTCGCAATGAACAGAAAA AATGAAGCTCGCTCTACTATATCAAGATCTCTTTCTGCTTACGATTTTGGTCGAAGCGAACGTATTGTACGAATCAATGCATACGACAGCGGATCAGCTGTTGCTGATCTCCAAGCCGTTCTAGCATCAGCATCACCACCGGATGCCGTAATTCTACCAAAAGTTGAAGATGCGGAGCAAGTGAATTGG ATCAACTCTCAGATGTTATCACTACTGGGACACACTCTACCATTAATCTGTCTTATCGAGATGCCTCTTGCTCTGCTCAACTTACGCACGATCTGTGAGGCCGGAAAAACAgggaatggccaactgagcgGCCTGATATTTGGAGCTGATGATTTTGCAGCATTTTTAG GTGCCGTCAGATCTCCATCTGCAACTGAAGTGTTAGTAGCAAGGCAAACGGTCGTAATGCACGCAAAAGCATACGGACTGCAGGCTATTGatatagttgatatcaactacaaAA ATCTCGAGTCTCTCAAACATGCAGCAGAAGAGGGACGCAAGATTGGATACACAG GAAAGCAAGTGATTCATCCCGATCAAGTTCCTATTGTGCAGCAAGCGTTTAGTCCAAGCGAGGAGGAGGTAGAGTGGGCGAAGAAGTTGATTACAGCATTTGAGGAACATCAGAAGTCAGGAAAG ggAGCGTTTGCATTTGAAGGTCAAATGGTGGACATGCCACTAATGCGACTCGCAcagaacatcatgcagctaATGAGAGTCACTCAATAG